The Candidatus Methylomirabilota bacterium genomic sequence CGATTGATGGGAAATGTCAGGGGCCGCGCTTTTTGGCACCCGATCGCGTGTCGGCTTCCTCGATGGAATGGGACTGCGTGAGGCTGGCGTCACGCTTGGCCAGATCGCTCAGCCGCTGGTAGTACCGATGCAGCAGCAGGACCTCCTCCTCGGTCAGATCCTCGACGTTGATCAGCCGGTTGCTCGCGCCCTGCACCGCGGCCACGATCTCGTTGAGCTTGAGATGGATCGCCTGCGAGTCCTTGTTCTGCGAGCGCTGGATCAGGAAGACCATCAGGAACGTGACGATGGTGGTCCCGGTGTTGACGACGAGCTGCCACGTATCCGAGAAGTGGAAGACCGGCCCGAGCAGCGCCCAGATCACCACGACCGCCACCGCGGCGGCAAAGGCCTGCGAGGTGCCGCTCCAGTTTGTCACCCGCCGCGCCATCCGCTCGAGCCATCCGCGGCCGCGGGCCGCTCTCTTCCTCGCCATCGCCGATCCCTTCCTCCGATCCGGCCGCGTCAGCTCAGGGGCCAGCGCGAGCGCGGGAAGCGGATGCCGGTGCGCGCCTGGAGCCGCTCCCCGATCTCCTGCACCTTCGCGAAGAGCCGCGGCTCGTCCACGAAGCGCTGGCGGTAGGCGTCCACCACGACCCGGCCGTCGATCACCACCGTGTGCACGCTCCGGCCGTCCGCGTTGTAGACGAGGTTGTTGAGCGGGTTCCACATCGCCTGCCACTCCGGTCGCAGGACGTCGAAGCACACGAGGTCCGCCTTCTTGCCGGTCTCGATCGAGCCCAGCTCGTCGCCGAGGCCCATCGCCTCCGCCCCGTGCCGCGTGGCCATCTCCAGCGCGGCCTCCGCCGGGACCTGGCGGGTGTCCTGGCGCGCGTCCTTGTA encodes the following:
- a CDS encoding low affinity iron permease family protein, translating into MARKRAARGRGWLERMARRVTNWSGTSQAFAAAVAVVVIWALLGPVFHFSDTWQLVVNTGTTIVTFLMVFLIQRSQNKDSQAIHLKLNEIVAAVQGASNRLINVEDLTEEEVLLLHRYYQRLSDLAKRDASLTQSHSIEEADTRSGAKKRGP